The following proteins are encoded in a genomic region of Alnus glutinosa chromosome 8, dhAlnGlut1.1, whole genome shotgun sequence:
- the LOC133875420 gene encoding uncharacterized protein LOC133875420: MAADVSALVRVLNGYNKEDPHRAVGNDSSSEKSTALITRDLLGGSSSSSTSKLAESQELDLDGQVPNGWEKRLDLKSGTVYLQRCSTPNSPSISEHKHQSNPTVPKLQDLNFPPSPSKITLNLFEESCLDLKLVSSSSSNNYQSVCTLDKVKSALERAEKEPAKKRASFWKSSMSPSYSSSSSSIRETTQEEDTHEDKLLSSPIAAGCPGCLSYVLITKNNPKCPRCTSVVPLPMMKKPRIDLNISI; this comes from the exons ATGGCTGCTGACGTGAGCGCTCTGGTTCGGGTCTTGAACGGGTACAACAAGGAGGATCCGCATCGGGCGGTAGGGAATGATTCTAGCAGTGAGAAATCTACGGCTCTGATTACTCGTGACCTGCTTGGTGggtcctcctcctcctctacCTCTAAGCTTGCTGAGTCCCAGGAATTGGACCTCGACGGGCAGGTCCCTAATGGCTGGGAAAAGCGTCTAGACTTgaag TCAGGGACAGTGTACCTACAAAGATGTAGCACCCCAAATTCACCTTCAATCTCAGAGCACAAGCACCAAAGCAATCCAACAGTTCCAAAGCTTCAAGATTTAAATTTCCCACCGTCGCCGTCAAAAATCACATTAAATCTATTTGAAGAAAGTTGCTTGGATTTAAAGCTAGTATCGTCGTCGTCGTCGAACAATTATCAAAGCGTTTGCACTCTTGATAAGGTGAAATCAGCGCTTGAAAGGGCAGAGAAAGAGCCAGCGAAGAAGAGAGCATCATTTTGGAAATCATCCATGTCACCTTCGTATTCTTCATCATCCTCTTCGATCAGAGAAACCACCCAAGAAGAAGATACCCATGAAGACAAATTATTATCATCGCCAATTGCCGCAGGGTGCCCCGGTTGCTTGTCTTACGTTTTGATAaccaaaaacaacccaaaatgtCCTCGCTGCACTTCGGTTGTCCCCTTGCCCATGATGAAGAAACCTAGGATTGATCTCAACATATCAATTTGA